In Aspergillus oryzae RIB40 DNA, chromosome 6, one genomic interval encodes:
- a CDS encoding proteasome regulatory particle lid subunit RPN3 (26S proteasome regulatory complex, subunit RPN3/PSMD3), with amino-acid sequence MGEDTAGAPTSSFNASKDRKGDEKMTVVVPPTKGSRLSGDKGQDQEGDVAMEGAEGDETQKPEPEVDPRAKAIQDIKTNFTLLERAVAHFDPRFTLRVLRSISSMRKHITSDVLAEVLVESYPPSSPTASFLLEAIGETGAFESAVASSKMDVESEKTRSNSKEILPEIDTYLSILVQIFLYDNKEIQRGAKFSTSLIERLRTINRRTLDSLAARVYFYYSLFFEQITPLPPSPAATVTMIRQPLLAALRTAVLRKDVDTQATVMTLLLRNYLSTSHISQADLLISHNRFPQSASNNQIARYLYYLGRIRAIQLQYTDAHGHLIGATRKSPSSHSARGFYQSSHKLLVVVELLMGDIPDRAIFRQPALERAMHPYFLLVQAVSVGDLDGFLSIVNTHSTTFRKDGTYTLILRLRQNVIKTGIRMMSLSYSRISLRDICLRLGLDSEESAEYIVAKAIRDGVIEATLDHERGFMKSKEVGDIYATREPGEAFHERIRACLSLHDESVKAMRFPMNQHRLELKSAQEARERERELAKEIQDGDMDDEDAGADFDAI; translated from the exons atggGAGAGGATACGGCAGGTGCGCCTACATCCTCATTTAACGCCAGTAAGGATCGGAAAGGTGACGAGAAGATGACTGTTGTAGTGCCCCCTACCAAGGGTTCGAGGTTATCCGGCGATAAAGGTCAGGATCAGGAAGGTGATGTCGCAATGGAAGGTGCGGAGGGCGATGAGACCCAGAAGCCCGAGCCAGAGGTTGATCCCAGAGCCAAGGCTATCCAAG ACATCAAGACCAACTTTACCCTTCTCGAGCGAGCCGTCGCACATTTCGACCCCAGATTTACCCTTCGTGTCTTGCGgtcgatatcctccatgCGCAAGCATATAACATCTGATGTGCTCGCAGAGGTCCTCGTAGAGAGCTATCCCCCATCCAGTCCCACCGCATCCTTCTTACTTGAAGCTATCGGTGAAACTGGTGCTTTTGAGAGCGCGGTGGCTAGCTCCAAGATGGACGTCGAATCGGAGAAGACCAGGTCAAATTCCAAAGAGATTCTGCCAGAGATCGATACTTATCTGTCTATACTCGTTCAGATCTTCCTCTACGACAACAAGGAGATCCAGCGAGGTGCTAAGTTTTCAACGAGCTTAATCGAGCGTCTGCGGACTATTAACCGTCGCACTCTGGACTCTCTTGCAGCTCGTgtatatttttattactCCCTCTTCTTTGAGCAGATTACTCCtctccccccttctcctgCTGCCACGGTTACAATGATTCGCCAGCCATTGCTTGCAGCGCTCAGGACGGCCGTGCTTCGCAAGGATGTTGACACCCAAGCTACTGTTATGACATTGCTTCTGCGCAACTACTTGTCCACGTCTCATATCTCACAAGCAGATCTGCTTATCTCTCACAACCGCTTCCCGCAGTCCGCATCTAACAATCAGATTGCCCGGTACTTGTACTACTTGGGCCGTATCCGTGCTATCCAATTACAGTATACTGATGCTCACGGACACCTGATCGGTGCTACTCGCAAGTCACCCTCCAGCCACAGTGCGCGTGGATTTTATCAATCCTCTCATAAGTTGCTCGTGGTGGTAGAGCTTCTTATGGGAGACATCCCCGACCGTGCGATCTTCCGTCAGCCTGCTCTGGAACGTGCCATGCACCCTTACTTCTTGCTTGTTCAAGCCGTGAGTGTAGGTGACCTGGATGGCTTTTTGAGCATTGTAAATACGCACAGTACGACATTCCGTAAGGATGGCACGTACACCCTCATCCTGCGCTTGAGACAAAACGTTATAAAGACCGGAATCCGGATGATGTCGCTGTCTTATTCTCGCATCTCCCTGCGGGACATTTGCCTCCGCCTGGGGCTGGACAGTGAGGAATCAGCGGAGTACATCGTTGCCAAAGCGATCCGGGACGGTGTGATAGAGGCCACTCTGGACCATGAGCGAGGATTTATGAAGAGTaaggaagttggagatatTTATGCGACTAGAGAACCTGGCGAGGCATTCCACGAACGCATTAGAGCTTGCTTGAGTCTCCACGACGAGAGCGTCAAG
- a CDS encoding uncharacterized protein (predicted protein), producing MSLLDSHLEQILLSSNAIAELPFPPPRIFTNALLGPHDITALIRDTETHERALFQTDPSVKAINASQRRSTRRGTVFPSETEGESMASRIYAARNSKSQSAVARVLGSDMMEEIKRSAGTSSRGRGEVNVDVLLRGAEILCNVYPVSGAQEKIASLRYRHQLVTDSIVDLEDRVARNTAELEKMSHSYGGDYDDYESSGTLQPDVADLTDADIEQEMDEIRELEKMKRTLEARVSGMERDLGGLIG from the exons ATGTCTTTACTTGACAGTCATCTGGAGCAGATTCTGCTCTCCTCCAATGCCATTGCTGAGCTGCC TTTCCCCCCACCACGGATCTTTACAAACGCTCTCTTAGGCCCCCACGACATCACCGCTCTTATTCGCGATACAGAGACCCATGAACGCGCTCTTTTCCAAACTGACCCATCTGTGAAGGCAATTAATGCTTCACAGCGTCGGTCAACCCGCCGAGGAACAGTATTTCCATCGGAGACAGAGGGAGAGTCAATGGCCAGTCGGATTTATGCAGCCAGGAATAGCAAAAGCCAATCCGCTGTTGCAAGAGTCTTAGGGTCTGATATGATGGAAGAAATTAAACGCTCAGCAGGCACTTCATCTAGAGGGCGTGGCGAGGTCAACGTCGACGTGCTTCTCCGAGGCGCAGAAATCCTCTGCAACGTCTA TCCGGTCTCCGGGGCGCAAGAAAAGATCGCGAGTCTCCGTTATCGCCATCAACTAGTTACTGACTCGATTGTCGACCTGGAGGATCGAGTAGCGAGAAACACCGCAgaattggagaagatgagCCACTCATACGGAGGCGACTACGACGACTATGAATCTTCAGGCACACTGCAACCAGATGTAGCCGACTTGACAGATGCCGATATTGAGCAGGAAATGGATGAAATCCGAGAGCtagagaaaatgaagagaacCTTAGAAGCCCGCGTCAGTGGTATGGAACGGGATTTGGGTGGCTTGATTGGGTGA
- a CDS encoding putative transcription initiation factor TFIID subunit 12 (transcription initiation factor TFIID, subunit TAF12 (also component of histone acetyltransferase SAGA)) — MDGSQVPAAQPMVTQHSNLIRTDQVQKLPHLTEQQKSQHTQLVRNFWEVLNNRDPQSTEYQHAHSRLTQISQSLMKGMRAFQQNRQLQQQQLQGQPGQPGQRPQSVNPQTFNQLLPQIQQKVNSLQFSLPPNISQEQAQSWLPEARLRYGIALQKQEIGRARVAELRQQFSQRQAAGNMTQEELQEFKNRQLAAEKLYREGGDFLTKFKEQQENFKAQQQRAGVQNVTGQPQGATATPAPTVPAGSDGRPANTPVSMHPGQAPTPAPHTITSAAAQNYTNNNANNNMGQQQNMPQPATNSHAHPQGYIPNRATDNTARNINMAIPKTLNVPPPEPVAMAPARPTLSGGPSHGAMGMMGQPAIQKHPGYVLEGEGQRVLSKKMLDILVRQVTGGGEGEGLTPDAEEFILQMADDFVDDVITAACRLAKLRPSSTLEIRDIQLVLERNYNMRISGFSTDDLRTVKKPQPTQGWTQKMSAIQAAKVTQGKAE, encoded by the exons ATGGATGGTTCACAGGTTCCTGCGGCCCAGCCCATGGTTACCCAGCACTCAAATCTGATCCGGACCGATCAAGTCCAAAAGCTCCCTCATCTCACCGAGCAGCAGAAGAGTCAACACACTCAGCTGGTGCGCAACTTTTGGGAGGTCCTCAATAACCGCGATCCTCAGAGCACAGAATATCAACACGCGCACTCGAGACTTACCCAGATATCTCAGAGTCTGATGAAGGGTATGCGGGCATTCCAACAGAATCGCCAgctccagcaacaacagctcCAGGGCCAGCCTGGTCAGCCTGGTCAGCGGCCGCAGTCGGTCAACCCTCAGACTTTCAATCAGCTCCTACCCCAGATTCAACAAAAAGTCAACAGTCTGCaattctctcttcctcccaatATCAGCCAGGAACAAGCACAGTCATGGCTTCCGGAGGCCAGGTTACGATACGGCATTGCGTTGCAAAAGCAAGAGATCGGTAGGGCGCGTGTAGCGGAGCTACGTCAGCAGTTTAGCCAGCGCCAGGCTGCCGGGAATATGACCCAGGAGGAGCTACAGGAGTTCAAAAATCGGCAGCTTGCGGCAGAGAAGCTTTACCGAGAAGGGGGTGACTTCTTGACCAAGTTCAAAGAGCAACAAGAAAACTTCAAGGCGCAGCAACAGAGAGCAGGCGTACAGAACGTTACAGGTCAACCACAAGGTGCCACTGCCACACCAGCTCCCACTGTCCCTGCTGGTTCTGATGGTCGCCCCGCAAACACACCCGTGTCAATGCATCCTGGACAGGCCCCAACGCCTGCGCCTCATACTATCACCTCTGCG GCTGCTCAAAACTATACCAATAACAATGCAAACAATAACATGGGCCAGCAACAGAACATGCCGCAGCCTGCGACCAACTCGCATGCGCACCCCCAGGGCTACATCCCCAATAGAGCCACTGATAACACGGCACGAAATATCAATATGGCCATTCCGAAAACCCTGAATGTCCCTCCTCCGGAGCCTGTCGCTATGGCACCAGCGCGGCCAACCCTGTCAGGTGGTCCCAGCCACGGCGCTATGGGTATGATGGGTCAGCCCGCGATTCAGAAACACCCTGGGTACGTCCTTGAAGGCGAGGGCCAGCGAGTCTTGAGCAAGAAAATGCTTGACATTTTGGTTCGCCAGGTTactggaggaggagagggcgAGGGTCTTACGccagatgctgaagag TTCATCCTCCAAATGGCGGACGACTTCGTTGACGACGTGATTACCGCCGCTTGCCGTCTCGCTAAACTACGCCCGTCATCTACCCTCGAGATCCGAGATATTCAGCTTGTTCTCGAACGTAACTACAACATGCGCATCTCTGGGTTCTCAACTGATGATCTTCGCACCGTCAAGAAGCCTCAGCCCACACAAGGCTGGACCCAGAAAATGTCCGCCATCCAAGCTGCCAAAGTGACACAAGGCAAGGCTGAATAA